One Megasphaera elsdenii DSM 20460 genomic window carries:
- a CDS encoding type II toxin-antitoxin system death-on-curing family toxin, translating to MKHEQILIEIILEDVLAFHEEMEQRYVMDKGIHDMNLLESAVSTPFQSFAGEELYPTILDKAARLCYGLTKNHPFRDGNKRSAIHSMLVFLYINGIDLDYTQQELEDMVVDVAADNLDSDGIKQWLLKHKKMET from the coding sequence ATGAAACACGAGCAAATATTGATAGAAATTATCCTAGAAGATGTACTTGCTTTTCATGAAGAGATGGAGCAGAGATATGTTATGGATAAAGGCATTCATGATATGAATTTGCTGGAATCTGCCGTAAGTACTCCGTTTCAGTCATTTGCTGGGGAAGAACTTTATCCTACTATTTTAGATAAAGCAGCTAGATTATGTTATGGCCTTACAAAAAATCACCCATTTCGCGATGGTAATAAACGCTCTGCTATTCATAGCATGTTGGTATTTCTTTATATCAATGGGATTGATTTAGATTATACACAACAAGAATTAGAAGATATGGTGGTTGATGTTGCTGCTGATAATTTGGATAGTGATGGAATCAAACAATGGTTATTGAAACATAAGAAAATGGAAACATAG
- a CDS encoding DUF362 domain-containing protein: MEKAKVYFTDFRCRPGKNNLQKLQKLCKKAGIERINFEGKFVAIKMHFGELGCLASLRPQYVKAVADLVKELGGRPFLTDCNTLYPGSRKHALEHLDCANLNGYNTVTTGCQIIIGDGLRGTDEVEVPVKNGEYVEKAKIGRAIMDADVFISLAHFKGHEMTGFGGAIKNIGMGCGSRAGKMEQHSSGKPKVDESKCKNCHRCAQECGSDAITYENNVAHIHEDLCKGCGRCIGACAFDAIETVEWDANEKLDRKMAEYAQAVCQDRPCFHINLVMDVSPNCDCHAENDAPILPDIGMFASFDPVALDQACADACMKAAPMPNSQLSDNLAKPDWHHHHDHFLDSNPNVDWKTTLEHAEKIGLGTREYELVCVR, from the coding sequence ATGGAAAAAGCGAAGGTATATTTTACGGATTTCCGCTGCCGGCCGGGCAAGAACAACCTGCAGAAACTGCAGAAGCTCTGCAAAAAAGCAGGCATTGAAAGAATCAATTTTGAAGGGAAATTTGTCGCCATCAAGATGCACTTCGGCGAACTGGGCTGTCTGGCTTCGCTGCGGCCGCAGTATGTCAAGGCTGTTGCCGATTTGGTTAAGGAATTGGGCGGCCGCCCGTTTTTGACGGATTGCAATACGCTGTATCCGGGCAGCCGTAAGCACGCACTGGAACACTTGGACTGTGCCAACCTCAATGGCTATAACACGGTCACGACAGGCTGTCAGATTATCATCGGCGACGGCTTGCGTGGCACCGATGAAGTAGAAGTGCCCGTTAAGAATGGTGAATACGTTGAAAAAGCGAAAATCGGCCGGGCCATTATGGATGCGGACGTCTTCATCAGCCTGGCTCACTTCAAAGGCCACGAAATGACGGGCTTTGGCGGCGCCATTAAGAATATCGGCATGGGCTGCGGCAGCCGTGCCGGCAAGATGGAACAACATTCGTCGGGCAAACCGAAAGTCGACGAAAGCAAGTGCAAGAACTGTCATCGCTGCGCGCAGGAATGCGGTTCTGACGCCATTACCTATGAAAATAACGTCGCCCATATCCACGAAGACCTGTGCAAAGGCTGCGGCCGCTGCATCGGCGCCTGTGCCTTCGACGCCATTGAAACCGTCGAATGGGATGCCAATGAAAAACTGGACCGCAAGATGGCCGAATACGCCCAGGCTGTCTGCCAGGATCGCCCATGCTTCCACATCAATCTGGTCATGGACGTTTCGCCGAATTGCGACTGCCATGCTGAAAATGATGCGCCTATCCTGCCAGACATCGGCATGTTCGCTTCCTTTGACCCGGTTGCTCTCGATCAGGCCTGTGCCGATGCCTGCATGAAAGCAGCGCCTATGCCCAACAGCCAGTTGTCGGATAACCTGGCCAAACCTGATTGGCACCATCATCATGACCACTTCCTCGACAGTAACCCCAACGTCGATTGGAAGACGACACTGGAACACGCTGAAAAAATCGGCTTAGGCACACGGGAATACGAACTCGTCTGCGTCCGCTGA